The following are encoded in a window of Paenibacillaceae bacterium GAS479 genomic DNA:
- a CDS encoding Beta-propeller repeat-containing protein → MTEMPLQHSAQLRQMLGGRPVFELNVGQTDDQVAYLLRGAESTLYFTPSHIAMLFGKPLHREDPPGTATSSSKRQWETWGLRMRFAGAQKQPLIQGLGRLEATKNYFVGKDASMWRSNIPTFDKIQYSGLYSGVDLVFYWSGEQLEFDFILSPGGDPQSIVLEFDNVDEIIVEDNGSLAVTVSGNQIRLRPPIIYQERSGDRVVIDGGYQILEGGKVGFELREEYDPALALVIDPVLEYSTYLSGDLFTVGNGIAVDASGNAYVTGRTMANNFPTQGAIQPSLGGDTDAFITKFSAAGNTLIYSTYLGGSGFDEGTSITVDRFNNVYVTGFTDSTDFPIASAVQPVAPLNTNVFVTSLDPTGGVLNYSTYLGGDGDDLGFGIAVDSSRNAYITGNTASANFPLQNPLQPTLPAANSAFVTKLASTGLTILYSTFFGGPNSTSASGIAVDGFSNMYITGTTSTGLPLANPIQPLYGGGNSDAFITEIDATGASLLYSTYLGGSGDDTGAGIAVDTFGNAYVTGSTPSTDFPTANAVQPALGGGSDAFVCKINTAGSGFVFSTYLGGSADDSGLGIATDPFANAYVTGVTDSFDFPLANPLQSTTDGADAFITKLNLGGSFIYSTYLGGSNPDAGQSIAADFSGNAYVAGVTTSFDFPIVNPFQSSPEAIPAAFVSKITEAVAVGPTGPTGTTGPTGPIGGTGPTGATGFGGSTGPTGPIGLSVTGPTGAPGTVGATGPVGAAGMMGLPGTEGATGATGMKGSTGSSGPRGLRGRRGPAGKTIKIVKIIRINCCRRHKRRKCCKKHQNKRRSRR, encoded by the coding sequence ATGACGGAAATGCCGTTGCAACACTCTGCTCAATTGAGACAGATGCTTGGAGGCAGGCCCGTTTTTGAGCTTAACGTGGGTCAAACAGATGACCAGGTCGCCTATCTTCTGCGAGGCGCGGAGTCAACCCTATATTTTACCCCTTCACATATTGCCATGCTGTTCGGCAAACCACTCCATAGGGAGGACCCCCCCGGAACTGCTACTTCATCTTCCAAAAGACAGTGGGAAACATGGGGACTGCGCATGCGCTTTGCAGGCGCTCAAAAGCAGCCGCTTATTCAAGGGTTGGGCCGACTGGAAGCGACCAAAAACTATTTTGTCGGCAAGGATGCTTCCATGTGGCGCTCCAATATTCCGACCTTCGATAAAATCCAATATAGCGGACTCTACTCCGGTGTTGATCTAGTGTTCTACTGGTCCGGCGAGCAGTTGGAGTTCGATTTTATCCTCTCACCGGGCGGAGATCCCCAAAGCATTGTGCTGGAATTTGATAATGTGGACGAAATAATCGTCGAAGACAATGGAAGCCTTGCCGTTACCGTAAGTGGAAATCAAATTCGGCTGCGGCCTCCAATCATTTATCAGGAGCGTAGCGGAGATAGAGTCGTCATAGATGGCGGATATCAGATCCTAGAGGGCGGCAAGGTCGGGTTTGAGCTTCGGGAAGAATACGACCCTGCCCTAGCCCTTGTCATCGATCCGGTTCTGGAGTACTCCACCTATCTTAGCGGAGATCTATTTACAGTAGGCAACGGGATCGCGGTGGACGCCAGCGGCAACGCCTATGTTACGGGAAGAACGATGGCGAACAATTTCCCGACTCAAGGGGCGATCCAGCCTAGCTTGGGCGGCGACACGGATGCTTTTATTACCAAATTCAGCGCAGCTGGAAATACGTTGATCTACTCCACTTATTTGGGCGGCAGCGGTTTTGACGAGGGTACCTCCATAACAGTCGACCGCTTCAATAACGTTTATGTAACCGGATTTACAGACTCAACGGATTTTCCAATTGCTTCTGCCGTGCAGCCTGTCGCTCCTTTGAATACGAACGTTTTTGTCACCAGTCTCGATCCTACGGGCGGTGTCTTGAATTATTCAACTTACCTTGGCGGCGACGGGGATGATTTAGGATTTGGAATAGCGGTGGACAGCTCCCGCAACGCTTATATTACGGGAAATACGGCTTCAGCCAATTTCCCGCTGCAGAATCCACTACAGCCGACTTTGCCCGCAGCGAACAGCGCCTTTGTAACGAAGCTCGCTTCAACAGGATTGACCATATTGTACTCCACCTTTTTTGGAGGCCCCAATTCCACCTCAGCAAGCGGCATCGCCGTTGACGGCTTCAGCAATATGTATATTACGGGGACAACAAGCACGGGCCTGCCGCTCGCCAATCCCATACAACCCCTGTACGGCGGGGGAAACAGCGATGCCTTTATTACCGAAATAGATGCAACCGGAGCTTCTCTCCTCTATTCGACCTATCTTGGCGGCAGCGGAGACGATACCGGAGCAGGTATTGCCGTCGACACCTTTGGAAACGCCTATGTGACGGGATCAACTCCGTCCACCGATTTCCCGACGGCCAATGCGGTCCAGCCCGCTCTTGGAGGGGGCAGCGATGCTTTTGTATGCAAAATCAATACGGCTGGCAGCGGATTTGTTTTTTCCACCTATTTGGGCGGCTCCGCGGATGATTCCGGCCTCGGCATCGCAACCGATCCATTTGCCAATGCCTATGTGACGGGGGTTACAGATTCGTTCGATTTCCCGTTGGCCAATCCGCTCCAATCGACAACAGACGGAGCCGATGCCTTTATTACCAAGCTTAATCTGGGCGGCTCCTTTATCTATTCCACTTACCTAGGAGGCTCCAATCCGGACGCGGGACAATCGATTGCGGCTGACTTCAGTGGAAACGCCTATGTGGCCGGGGTAACAACCTCGTTCGACTTTCCGATAGTGAATCCGTTCCAGTCGTCGCCGGAGGCAATTCCGGCCGCATTTGTGTCCAAAATAACCGAGGCCGTTGCCGTCGGCCCAACGGGGCCGACCGGAACGACTGGCCCTACTGGGCCGATTGGAGGTACCGGTCCGACCGGAGCGACCGGATTCGGCGGCTCCACAGGACCGACAGGGCCGATAGGACTTTCCGTTACCGGGCCAACCGGAGCTCCGGGCACCGTGGGGGCAACCGGGCCCGTCGGCGCGGCGGGGATGATGGGACTGCCGGGAACGGAAGGTGCAACCGGTGCAACCGGCATGAAAGGCAGCACGGGATCCTCTGGCCCCCGCGGACTAAGAGGGCGCCGCGGGCCAGCCGGCAAAACAATTAAAATCGTTAAAATCATCCGGATCAACTGCTGCCGCCGACACAAGCGGCGTAAATGCTGCAAGAAGCATCAGAATAAGCGCCGGT
- a CDS encoding Sensor histidine kinase YesM — MYKRMIAYTLKYRLSYLVIVTNICIAILPICVLGTAGYIAYAQTLKQDALDNMEQFVLQTNSRFDDYFNRIDQLSKAVFYNPNIQQIAVSNTPWQVSETQLKNLSSYKSIDPTIKSIGLINFESNNVVSTGQVIRDELDYLESKNLMGSVNVKIQISPPLEGADKKQGLLAFRQVKSVYSKRYMQDIYIGVILLDTQWIQKILQTGSMGSKANLFIVNGEGDLIGSSSNMVNYELVRPLIGQQPPESVSDIRLDGVNYLYQSLPIKSLDWKFIALIDKEKLLEKANVIQFSVIGVVAIVIFIVGLAAVSFNIRLTHPITRLVDAFDSAANGDLDVKLKFTYKNEITVIQDHFNNMLRQIKKLTENLLQSQQQLHQTEMDKQLFQLNGLQSQINAHFLYNVLHSIRGMSMSNAKKEVAEAIDNLVQYFRYITRNGEYVLLMKELEHLERYIAIQKIRFGDRLQFKADMDPSLSSRSIVKLILQPLVENSLMHGLEEKDGRWIIRIRAYTENDVWKIKVMDNGGGMTEEKLESLRQELAGTIAPAEKESGTIGQGIGLANIHKRIQIYYGEPYGLTIKSWKNKGTIVTITVPLREKEDVSYV, encoded by the coding sequence ATGTACAAGAGGATGATAGCGTATACATTGAAATATCGACTGAGCTACCTTGTGATCGTGACCAATATATGTATTGCCATTCTGCCCATCTGCGTGCTAGGGACAGCCGGCTATATCGCCTATGCGCAAACGTTGAAGCAAGATGCGCTGGACAATATGGAGCAGTTTGTCCTCCAAACGAACAGCCGCTTCGATGATTATTTCAACCGCATTGATCAGTTGTCCAAAGCGGTCTTCTATAACCCCAACATTCAGCAAATCGCAGTCTCGAATACGCCATGGCAAGTCTCGGAAACCCAGTTGAAAAACCTAAGTTCCTACAAGTCGATTGATCCAACCATTAAGTCCATAGGGCTCATCAATTTTGAAAGCAATAACGTGGTCTCCACGGGACAGGTAATCCGGGACGAGCTGGACTATTTGGAGTCCAAAAATTTAATGGGTTCGGTCAACGTCAAAATTCAAATTTCTCCCCCATTGGAAGGAGCGGACAAAAAACAAGGTTTGCTCGCGTTCAGGCAAGTTAAATCGGTTTATTCCAAGCGATATATGCAAGATATCTACATTGGGGTCATCTTGCTAGACACGCAGTGGATTCAGAAAATATTACAGACGGGCAGCATGGGCAGCAAAGCGAATCTGTTTATCGTCAACGGCGAGGGGGATTTAATCGGCTCCTCGTCCAATATGGTGAATTATGAGTTGGTTCGGCCGCTTATCGGGCAGCAGCCGCCTGAGAGCGTGTCGGATATCCGCTTGGACGGGGTTAATTACCTCTATCAATCGCTTCCGATCAAAAGTCTGGACTGGAAGTTCATCGCTCTTATCGACAAGGAGAAGCTGCTAGAAAAAGCGAATGTCATTCAATTTTCGGTCATCGGCGTGGTGGCCATCGTCATCTTTATCGTTGGCTTGGCGGCGGTGTCGTTTAATATCCGACTCACACATCCTATCACCCGGCTTGTGGACGCTTTTGACAGCGCAGCCAACGGCGATCTGGACGTCAAGCTCAAATTCACCTACAAAAATGAGATTACAGTCATCCAGGATCATTTCAACAATATGCTCAGGCAAATCAAAAAGCTGACCGAGAATCTGCTACAGTCCCAGCAGCAGTTGCATCAGACGGAGATGGACAAGCAGTTGTTCCAGTTGAACGGCTTACAGAGCCAGATCAACGCTCATTTTCTGTACAATGTGCTTCATTCGATCCGGGGAATGTCGATGTCCAATGCCAAAAAAGAGGTCGCGGAAGCCATCGATAATCTCGTCCAGTATTTCCGCTATATTACTCGCAACGGCGAATATGTTCTTCTAATGAAAGAGCTAGAGCATTTGGAGCGGTACATCGCGATTCAAAAGATTCGTTTCGGTGATCGCTTGCAGTTTAAGGCGGATATGGACCCTTCACTGAGTAGTCGGTCGATCGTGAAGCTGATTTTGCAGCCCTTGGTCGAAAATTCTCTTATGCATGGCCTGGAGGAGAAAGATGGACGCTGGATCATCCGTATTAGGGCGTATACCGAGAATGATGTGTGGAAAATCAAAGTAATGGACAATGGTGGCGGCATGACGGAGGAGAAGCTGGAAAGTTTGCGTCAGGAACTTGCCGGCACTATAGCTCCAGCAGAGAAGGAGAGCGGCACGATCGGTCAGGGAATCGGCCTGGCCAATATCCATAAGCGGATACAAATCTATTATGGCGAGCCATATGGACTAACCATTAAGAGCTGGAAAAACAAAGGTACGATCGTGACCATTACGGTCCCTCTGAGGGAGAAGGAGGATGTCAGCTATGTATAA
- a CDS encoding two component transcriptional regulator, AraC family gives MYNLLLVDDEPWILKDMEQIIDWQEAGFNIVAKANDVNIAESLLRRQRIDVIISDIRMPGKTGLDLLAFANRVSPGTLVVFMSAYSDFAYAKQAIEKGCFNYLLKPVNTDELLQTLENCSQRLQEREQERRFQQAYDQSVMLLEWIESDVTIRQIIARIASTGALFKPGEQFAFMTVKSQEALTEGDLQIIDRLLEAHRFDYFKCRNSPVKSTYLLSLPLLPAKSLRRLYREARREVSARGWEIGISSIGSADHGVHRLYQQSNRMADTSSLNGRSGIYRHRPNVNAAVPALKAQIGKATRVEHLEAAVYDIQKGVQRGRIHLSGLAELYNLFVISLSSLISPGTLGEEDFITAQDLVIYYGKPQDLLEEMMLRIEEQKKKPGEINAVPIVEEITRDLDRMFAHRISLKEMAQKYYISPNYLSHLFKQEKGKSFINYLIHKRLEAAVSLLEKDISLYEVGKLVGYDDYAQFSKLFKKHLGVSPMEYKQRRKA, from the coding sequence ATGTATAATTTGCTTCTAGTAGACGACGAACCTTGGATTTTAAAAGATATGGAACAGATTATCGATTGGCAGGAAGCGGGGTTCAACATTGTCGCCAAGGCGAATGATGTCAATATAGCCGAGAGCCTGCTTCGCCGACAGCGAATTGACGTTATTATTAGCGATATTCGCATGCCTGGCAAAACCGGCTTGGACCTGCTTGCGTTTGCAAACCGGGTTTCACCGGGAACGTTGGTTGTATTTATGAGCGCCTATAGCGACTTTGCGTATGCCAAACAAGCGATTGAGAAGGGCTGCTTCAACTATTTGCTGAAGCCGGTTAACACGGACGAGCTGCTGCAAACGCTGGAGAACTGCTCTCAGCGTCTCCAGGAGCGGGAGCAGGAGCGCCGTTTCCAACAGGCGTACGACCAATCTGTGATGTTGCTGGAATGGATCGAGAGCGATGTGACAATTCGCCAGATCATTGCCCGTATTGCATCCACAGGCGCACTATTCAAGCCGGGAGAACAGTTTGCATTTATGACGGTAAAGAGCCAGGAAGCGCTGACAGAAGGGGATTTGCAGATAATTGACCGGCTGCTTGAAGCGCACCGGTTCGATTATTTCAAGTGCCGGAACAGCCCGGTCAAATCGACGTATTTGCTCAGTTTACCTCTGTTGCCGGCCAAGTCACTGCGGAGGCTATACCGGGAAGCAAGGCGTGAAGTGTCCGCGCGCGGTTGGGAGATCGGTATCAGCAGCATCGGTTCGGCGGATCATGGGGTTCATCGGCTGTATCAGCAGTCCAACCGGATGGCGGATACGTCGAGCCTGAACGGACGAAGCGGCATTTATCGGCATCGTCCCAACGTCAATGCGGCTGTACCGGCGTTGAAGGCGCAAATCGGCAAGGCGACGAGAGTAGAACATTTGGAGGCGGCAGTATACGACATCCAGAAGGGCGTTCAGCGTGGACGCATTCATTTGAGCGGCCTAGCTGAGCTGTACAATCTATTCGTTATTTCGCTTTCAAGCCTCATATCGCCCGGTACGTTAGGCGAAGAGGACTTCATTACGGCGCAGGATCTTGTCATCTATTACGGTAAGCCGCAGGATTTGCTGGAAGAGATGATGCTGCGAATCGAGGAGCAAAAGAAAAAGCCCGGCGAAATCAACGCCGTGCCGATTGTCGAGGAAATTACCCGCGATCTCGATCGTATGTTTGCGCATAGGATCTCCCTTAAGGAGATGGCGCAGAAATACTATATTAGTCCGAACTATTTAAGCCATCTGTTTAAGCAGGAGAAGGGCAAAAGCTTTATTAATTATCTGATTCACAAAAGGCTGGAGGCGGCCGTGTCTTTGCTGGAGAAGGATATTTCCCTCTATGAGGTAGGCAAGCTTGTCGGATACGACGATTACGCTCAGTTCAGCAAGCTGTTCAAAAAGCATCTCGGCGTATCGCCGATGGAATATAAGCAGCGGAGAAAGGCTTGA